One window of the Leucobacter komagatae genome contains the following:
- a CDS encoding type IV toxin-antitoxin system AbiEi family antitoxin domain-containing protein — translation MALSAPSLLLDLLGTHGGEANVAGLCRAGAVFGVGGTTVRVTLTRLVAEGKLRRVRRGVYAPPSDPSELSQRVAAWRRHGEELVDWEGDWVAVHDGDVLRSDKVAWRTHQRALSLSGFRALGNGLQVRPNNRPGGAKATAAALRGIGLSSGASVFLAGPFDSELYARAASLWDIDGIQRALAGRRAEIAQSLARLDSMGRDAAVRETLLLGRDTITLILRDPVLPDQLMPSAARTELIAAMSGYQAAALPLWKEWLEEPA, via the coding sequence ATGGCACTTTCGGCTCCTTCCCTGCTGCTTGACCTCCTCGGCACCCACGGGGGAGAGGCCAACGTCGCGGGGCTCTGCCGAGCGGGAGCGGTGTTCGGCGTCGGCGGCACAACTGTGCGCGTCACACTCACTCGACTCGTCGCGGAGGGCAAGCTGCGCCGCGTGCGGCGGGGCGTGTACGCGCCGCCTTCGGACCCTTCGGAGCTCTCGCAGCGTGTCGCCGCGTGGCGCAGGCACGGGGAGGAACTCGTGGACTGGGAGGGCGACTGGGTCGCAGTACACGACGGCGACGTGCTGCGGTCTGACAAGGTTGCGTGGCGAACCCACCAGCGGGCGCTGAGTCTCTCTGGGTTCCGTGCACTCGGCAACGGGCTCCAGGTGCGGCCCAACAACCGTCCGGGTGGCGCGAAAGCGACGGCGGCGGCGCTGCGCGGAATCGGCCTCTCCTCGGGCGCGTCCGTCTTTCTTGCCGGGCCGTTTGACAGTGAGCTGTACGCGCGAGCCGCGAGCCTCTGGGATATTGATGGGATACAGAGGGCACTTGCGGGGCGCCGCGCCGAGATTGCTCAGAGCTTGGCGCGGCTCGACTCAATGGGTCGGGATGCAGCAGTGCGAGAGACCCTGCTTCTCGGGCGAGACACGATCACTCTGATCCTTCGCGACCCGGTGCTTCCAGATCAGCTCATGCCAAGCGCCGCTCGGACAGAGCTGATCGCTGCAATGAGTGGCTATCAGGCGGCGGCTCTTCCGTTGTGGAAGGAATGGCTCGAGGAGCCCGCGTAG
- a CDS encoding crotonase/enoyl-CoA hydratase family protein codes for MEYITVDTDGPMCLVTLNRPEVRNAVHRPMADELAATVAAFEADEALRVLVLTGAGGTFCAGADLGSMQDPDLRNDVSPVGDGPGPMGPTRLRVGKPLIAAIEGYAVAGGLELAIMADLRVAAEDAVLGVFCRRFGVPLIDGGTARLPRIVGLGRALDLILTGRAVPATEALAMGLVTSLTAPGAALAGALDLARTIASFPQECMITDRASTYAAMDLSLEEAIRSEGVAGGPIVEREGIAGARRFADGAGRHGAFSTEASAAGTTAAGEPITVTPPAD; via the coding sequence ATGGAATACATCACAGTCGACACCGATGGACCGATGTGTCTCGTTACTCTCAACCGCCCGGAGGTACGCAACGCGGTGCACCGCCCGATGGCCGATGAGCTCGCAGCGACCGTCGCGGCATTCGAAGCGGATGAGGCTCTCCGCGTCCTGGTTCTCACCGGCGCGGGCGGCACGTTCTGCGCCGGGGCGGACCTGGGCTCAATGCAGGATCCCGATCTCCGCAACGACGTTTCTCCCGTCGGCGACGGGCCTGGCCCGATGGGTCCCACTCGGCTGCGCGTCGGGAAGCCACTCATCGCGGCAATCGAAGGGTACGCGGTCGCAGGCGGGCTCGAGCTCGCCATCATGGCAGACCTGCGCGTTGCGGCAGAGGACGCCGTGCTCGGCGTGTTCTGCCGCCGTTTCGGGGTTCCCCTCATCGACGGCGGAACAGCCAGGCTCCCCCGCATCGTCGGCCTTGGGCGCGCATTGGATCTGATTCTCACAGGCCGCGCCGTTCCCGCAACGGAGGCACTCGCCATGGGACTGGTCACCAGCCTCACCGCACCTGGGGCAGCACTCGCAGGCGCCCTCGACCTCGCACGGACAATCGCCAGCTTCCCGCAGGAATGCATGATCACTGACCGCGCCTCGACATACGCTGCAATGGATCTCTCACTCGAGGAAGCGATCCGCAGCGAAGGCGTTGCGGGCGGCCCGATCGTCGAGCGCGAGGGCATCGCAGGAGCCCGTCGATTTGCGGATGGAGCTGGCCGGCACGGGGCATTCTCGACCGAGGCGTCCGCCGCCGGAACGACCGCCGCCGGCGAACCAATCACCGTGACGCCCCCTGCCGACTGA